From the Acinetobacter wanghuae genome, one window contains:
- the recD gene encoding exodeoxyribonuclease V subunit alpha, giving the protein MENDQFQAMSHLASWIDYLCQPPFSSATFDDAAKALMQNVLDAMQQGDSCIVAKSSQIAGLHHLVTDTKQDSTIAPFIFDGHLLYLYRYWALEKSVATHIIRIRANQIATIELTEAHQQLLSDPQQKQALDMVTSQGLSMITGGPGTGKTYTLAHIIAVLNQALPNIRIAMAAPTGKAAQRMKEALQNALHSEALQQFNLDTLKQLQPVTLHRLLGLGTTAQPRFHVKQPLPYDVIVVDEASMLDLNLSQMLLAAVPKHARLILLGDADQLASVDVGTVLADLQQVPQLKSNHVNLLKTRRFAEGAKIGAMARFIQRSNTPASVLVEFEDQVVSATQLQPIHLAEVKVDQLQLEYLGEEKPSAEQLDDYYAKLMYGYQDYAHLLKQGRAQYNFDDYVQAITQCFDQYRILTAIRYGALGLTQLNMHMEQRLLNLLGQLKQGDWYEGRPVMMTYNDYQLGLSNGDIGICFLREIGDVRQFEVYFPSLEKWVLATRLPKNIETAFALTIHKSQGSEFVHTAVVLDQAAKTLLSKELIYTAITRAKKVVSLLVNRDAFTQSLCVKTARQSGLTQKIIEQCHNFECI; this is encoded by the coding sequence GTGGAAAATGATCAATTTCAAGCAATGTCTCACTTAGCGTCGTGGATTGATTATCTATGTCAGCCACCTTTTAGTAGCGCAACATTCGATGATGCTGCAAAGGCATTGATGCAAAACGTGCTAGATGCCATGCAACAAGGAGACAGTTGCATTGTTGCAAAATCGAGTCAGATTGCAGGCTTACATCATTTGGTTACCGATACAAAGCAAGACAGCACGATTGCGCCCTTTATCTTTGATGGTCATCTACTGTATCTATATCGTTATTGGGCACTAGAAAAATCAGTTGCCACACATATTATTAGAATTCGTGCCAATCAGATTGCAACGATTGAATTAACCGAAGCGCATCAACAGCTCTTATCTGATCCACAGCAAAAACAAGCCTTAGATATGGTCACGAGTCAAGGTTTGAGCATGATTACAGGTGGACCGGGGACGGGCAAGACCTATACATTGGCGCATATTATTGCTGTTTTGAATCAAGCCTTACCCAATATTCGGATTGCCATGGCAGCGCCCACTGGCAAAGCTGCACAACGTATGAAAGAAGCCTTACAAAACGCGCTGCATAGTGAGGCATTGCAACAATTTAATTTAGATACATTAAAACAATTACAGCCGGTGACTTTGCATCGTTTACTTGGGCTTGGTACTACAGCGCAGCCACGTTTTCATGTGAAACAACCCTTACCTTATGATGTGATTGTGGTTGATGAAGCTTCAATGTTAGATTTGAATCTATCCCAAATGCTTTTGGCTGCTGTACCCAAACATGCTCGTTTAATTTTATTGGGCGATGCCGATCAGTTGGCATCCGTTGATGTTGGAACAGTGTTAGCAGATTTACAGCAAGTACCACAGCTTAAAAGTAATCATGTCAATTTGCTCAAAACACGTCGCTTTGCCGAAGGTGCAAAGATTGGCGCAATGGCGCGGTTTATTCAGCGTTCGAATACTCCTGCAAGCGTTTTGGTTGAATTTGAAGATCAAGTGGTTTCTGCGACGCAACTCCAACCCATTCATCTCGCAGAGGTTAAAGTCGACCAATTACAACTTGAATATCTTGGCGAAGAAAAACCGAGTGCGGAACAACTTGATGATTATTATGCAAAGCTCATGTATGGCTATCAAGATTATGCGCATTTGCTCAAGCAGGGACGAGCACAATATAATTTTGATGACTATGTTCAAGCCATTACACAATGCTTTGACCAATATCGTATTTTGACTGCCATTCGCTATGGCGCATTGGGTCTAACTCAACTCAATATGCACATGGAACAGCGCTTATTGAACCTTTTAGGTCAGCTCAAGCAAGGCGATTGGTATGAAGGTCGCCCTGTGATGATGACCTATAACGATTACCAACTGGGGTTGTCGAATGGGGATATTGGTATTTGCTTCTTGCGCGAAATCGGAGATGTACGTCAATTTGAAGTATATTTCCCAAGCTTAGAGAAATGGGTACTTGCAACACGCTTGCCTAAAAATATAGAAACAGCATTTGCACTTACTATTCATAAATCGCAAGGTTCTGAGTTTGTCCACACTGCTGTGGTTTTAGATCAGGCTGCCAAAACCTTACTGAGCAAAGAGCTCATCTATACCGCTATTACACGTGCAAAAAAGGTAGTGAGTTTGTTAGTCAATCGTGATGCATTTACACAGTCACTTTGTGTAAAAACTGCCAGACAAAGCGGCTTAACCCAAAAAATTATTGAACAGTGTCACAATTTTGAATGTATTTAA
- the rpsO gene encoding 30S ribosomal protein S15, giving the protein MALTNADRAEIIAKFARAENDTGSPEVQVALLTAQINDLQAHFKEHKHDHHSRRGLIRMVNQRRKLLDYLNGKDHGRYVALIGALGLRR; this is encoded by the coding sequence ATGGCTTTAACAAACGCAGATCGCGCAGAGATCATTGCTAAATTCGCACGCGCTGAAAACGACACTGGTTCACCAGAAGTTCAAGTAGCGCTTTTGACTGCTCAAATCAATGATTTGCAAGCTCACTTTAAAGAGCACAAACACGACCATCATAGCCGTCGCGGTCTAATCCGTATGGTTAACCAACGTCGTAAGTTACTTGACTACCTAAATGGTAAAGACCACGGTCGTTATGTAGCATTGATCGGTGCTTTAGGTTTACGTCGTTAA
- the pnp gene encoding polyribonucleotide nucleotidyltransferase has product MFNIIRKEFQFGQHQVVLETGRVARQANTVVITMGGVQVLVAVVAQPKAKAGQDFFPLTVNYQEKQYAAGRIPGGYGKREGRQSEAETLISRLIDRPIRPLFPEGYYNEIQVTATVISSDKTMDADIAAMLGTSAALSIAGTPFRGPIGGARVGLINGEYILNPNHEQLKESDLDLVVAGTESAVLMVESEAKELSEDQMLGAVLFGHDEMQIAIQAIKEFAAAAGAVESTWVAPVKNEELLGKLKEAFEAKISEAYTIAIKHERYAALDALQEEALAQFVPENDETGISDEVNELFEDLKYRTVRDNILSGKPRIDGRDTKTVRAIDVQVGVLDRAHGSALFTRGETQALVTTTLGNTRDALMVDTLAGTKTDNFMLHYNFPAYSVGETGRESGPKRREIGHGRLARRGVQAVLPPADRFPYVIRIVSDITESNGSSSMASVCGASLSLMDAGVPLKAPVAGIAMGLVKEGERFAVLSDILGDEDHLGDMDFKVAGSATGITALQMDIKIEGITEEIMESALNQAYAGRMHILNEMNQVISRARPEISMHAPTFQVININPDKIRDVIGKGGATIRAITEETKAAIDIEDNGTVRVFGETKAAAAAAVAKIQALTAEIEPGTIYMGKVIRIVEFGAFVNILPGTDGLLHISQISNERIANVADVLKEGQEIKVQVADVDNRGRIKLSMKDIEQA; this is encoded by the coding sequence ATGTTTAATATTATTCGTAAAGAATTCCAATTTGGTCAACACCAAGTTGTATTAGAAACAGGTCGCGTTGCACGTCAAGCGAACACTGTTGTGATTACAATGGGTGGCGTACAAGTTCTTGTTGCTGTTGTTGCTCAACCAAAAGCAAAAGCAGGTCAAGACTTCTTCCCATTGACTGTTAACTACCAAGAAAAACAATATGCTGCGGGTCGTATCCCGGGTGGTTATGGTAAACGTGAAGGTCGTCAGTCTGAAGCTGAAACTTTAATTTCACGTCTGATTGACCGTCCAATCCGTCCGTTGTTCCCAGAAGGTTACTACAACGAAATCCAAGTGACTGCGACTGTCATCTCATCTGACAAAACAATGGATGCTGATATTGCTGCAATGCTGGGTACTTCTGCTGCATTGTCTATCGCTGGTACACCTTTCCGTGGTCCAATCGGTGGCGCACGTGTTGGTTTAATCAACGGTGAATACATCCTGAACCCGAACCACGAACAATTGAAAGAGTCAGATCTTGATCTTGTTGTGGCAGGTACAGAGTCTGCAGTATTGATGGTTGAATCTGAAGCGAAAGAACTTTCAGAAGATCAAATGCTTGGCGCTGTATTGTTCGGCCATGACGAAATGCAAATCGCGATCCAAGCGATCAAAGAATTTGCTGCAGCTGCTGGTGCAGTTGAGTCAACTTGGGTTGCTCCAGTTAAAAATGAAGAACTTCTTGGTAAATTGAAAGAAGCATTCGAAGCGAAAATCTCTGAAGCATATACTATTGCTATTAAGCATGAACGTTATGCAGCACTTGATGCGCTCCAAGAAGAAGCATTGGCTCAATTCGTTCCTGAAAATGACGAAACTGGCATTTCTGACGAAGTTAACGAATTATTCGAAGACTTAAAATACCGTACCGTACGTGACAATATCTTGTCTGGTAAACCACGTATTGATGGTCGTGACACAAAAACTGTACGTGCAATTGACGTACAAGTGGGCGTTCTAGATCGTGCTCACGGTTCTGCATTGTTCACACGTGGTGAAACTCAAGCGTTGGTAACAACAACTTTGGGTAATACACGTGATGCGTTGATGGTTGATACCCTTGCAGGTACTAAAACTGATAACTTCATGCTTCACTACAACTTCCCTGCATACTCTGTAGGTGAAACAGGTCGTGAATCTGGTCCTAAACGTCGTGAAATTGGTCACGGTCGTTTGGCGCGTCGTGGTGTTCAAGCGGTGCTTCCACCAGCAGATCGCTTCCCGTACGTAATTCGTATCGTATCTGATATTACTGAATCAAACGGTTCATCTTCAATGGCTTCTGTATGTGGTGCTTCACTATCACTTATGGATGCAGGTGTTCCACTTAAAGCGCCAGTTGCGGGTATTGCGATGGGTCTTGTGAAAGAAGGCGAGCGTTTCGCAGTTCTTTCTGACATCTTAGGTGATGAAGATCACTTGGGCGATATGGACTTTAAAGTAGCAGGTTCTGCAACCGGTATTACTGCGCTTCAAATGGACATCAAGATCGAAGGTATTACCGAAGAGATCATGGAGTCTGCATTGAACCAAGCTTATGCTGGTCGTATGCACATTCTTAATGAGATGAACCAAGTCATTTCACGCGCTCGTCCTGAAATTTCAATGCACGCACCGACATTCCAAGTGATTAACATCAATCCGGACAAAATCCGTGATGTGATCGGTAAAGGCGGCGCGACTATTCGTGCAATCACTGAAGAAACCAAAGCTGCAATCGATATCGAAGATAACGGTACAGTTCGCGTATTCGGTGAAACTAAAGCTGCTGCGGCTGCTGCGGTTGCGAAAATCCAAGCACTTACTGCTGAAATCGAACCAGGCACAATCTATATGGGTAAAGTTATCCGTATTGTTGAGTTTGGTGCGTTCGTGAACATCTTGCCAGGTACTGATGGTTTACTTCACATCTCTCAAATCTCAAACGAACGCATTGCGAACGTTGCAGATGTATTGAAAGAAGGCCAAGAAATTAAAGTTCAAGTGGCTGACGTTGACAACCGTGGTCGTATCAAGTTGTCTATGAAAGACATCGAACAAGCATAA